In one window of Zhihengliuella sp. ISTPL4 DNA:
- the gdhA gene encoding NADP-specific glutamate dehydrogenase, with translation MTVTAPTDFHPLADSVQPVFDTVLARSPHEPEFHQAVHEVLHSIAPVLEQRPEYVDGGILERLVEPERQIMFRVPWVDDAGKLQVNRGYRIQFSSVLGPYKGGLRFHPSVNLSIIKFLGFEQIFKNALTGQGIGGGKGGSDFDPHGKSDAEVMRFCQSFMNELYRHLGEHTDVPAGDIGVGGREIGYLFGQYRKVTNRHESGMFTGKGTGWGGAEVRTEATGYGAVFFAQEMLGVHGDSLEGKRVGISGSGNVAIYAIQKAAQLGATAVTASDSSGYVVDDAGIDLDLLRQLKEVERARIVEYANRRPSSRFVESGSVWEVPVDIAVPSATQNEVSLADAEALIANGVRAVSEGANMPCVPEAVEAFQKAGVLFAPGKAANAGGVATSALEMSQNASRQRWSFGDSENKLREIMGDIHRAAFEAAERHGVPGDYVAGANIAGFERVAAAMLAQGVI, from the coding sequence GTGACCGTCACCGCCCCCACCGACTTCCACCCGCTCGCCGACTCCGTACAGCCCGTCTTCGACACGGTCCTGGCGCGCAGTCCGCACGAGCCGGAGTTCCACCAGGCCGTCCACGAGGTGCTGCACTCCATCGCTCCGGTGCTGGAGCAGCGCCCGGAGTACGTGGACGGCGGCATCCTGGAGCGCCTGGTCGAGCCGGAGCGGCAGATCATGTTCCGCGTGCCGTGGGTCGACGACGCCGGGAAGCTGCAAGTCAACCGCGGCTACCGCATCCAGTTCTCCTCCGTGCTCGGTCCTTACAAGGGCGGCCTGCGGTTCCACCCGTCGGTCAACCTGTCGATCATCAAGTTCCTCGGCTTCGAGCAGATCTTCAAGAACGCACTCACCGGTCAGGGCATCGGCGGTGGCAAGGGCGGCTCCGACTTCGACCCGCACGGCAAGTCCGACGCCGAGGTCATGCGGTTCTGCCAGTCGTTCATGAACGAGCTCTACCGGCACCTCGGCGAGCACACCGACGTCCCCGCGGGCGACATCGGCGTCGGCGGCCGCGAGATCGGCTACCTCTTCGGCCAGTACCGCAAGGTCACCAACCGTCACGAGTCCGGCATGTTCACGGGCAAGGGCACCGGGTGGGGCGGCGCCGAGGTGCGGACGGAGGCCACCGGTTACGGCGCCGTGTTCTTCGCACAGGAGATGCTCGGCGTGCACGGCGACTCCCTCGAAGGCAAGCGCGTCGGTATCTCGGGCTCGGGCAACGTCGCGATCTACGCGATCCAGAAGGCTGCCCAGCTCGGCGCGACCGCGGTGACCGCGTCCGACTCCTCCGGCTACGTCGTCGACGACGCCGGCATCGACCTCGACCTGCTGCGTCAGCTCAAGGAGGTCGAGCGCGCCCGCATCGTCGAGTACGCGAACCGCCGCCCGAGCTCCCGCTTCGTGGAGAGCGGCAGCGTGTGGGAGGTGCCCGTCGACATCGCGGTGCCCTCCGCCACGCAGAACGAGGTCAGCCTCGCCGATGCGGAGGCCCTGATCGCGAACGGCGTGCGGGCCGTCTCCGAAGGCGCCAACATGCCGTGCGTCCCCGAGGCGGTCGAGGCGTTCCAGAAGGCCGGCGTGCTGTTCGCCCCGGGCAAGGCGGCGAACGCCGGCGGCGTCGCGACCTCGGCGCTGGAGATGAGCCAGAACGCCTCGCGGCAGCGCTGGAGCTTCGGCGACAGCGAGAACAAGCTCCGCGAGATCATGGGCGACATCCACCGCGCCGCCTTCGAGGCCGCCGAGCGCCACGGCGTCCCCGGCGACTACGTCGCGGGCGCCAACATCGCCGGCTTCGAGCGGGTCGCCGCGGCGATGCTCGCCCAGGGCGTCATCTGA
- a CDS encoding VOC family protein, which translates to MTITRLFPVLRTTDLDRLVGFYQTAFAASVVYRYTHDGREVYVALRVGGGTLGIGFEPHISRGDTVAIWLYADDADAAYRDAMDAGASSVAPPDDLPWGERVAQVHDPDGNLLYLATPGDEVPAA; encoded by the coding sequence ATGACGATCACCCGATTGTTCCCCGTCCTGCGGACGACGGATCTGGACCGCCTCGTCGGCTTTTACCAGACGGCCTTCGCCGCGTCGGTCGTCTACCGCTACACCCACGACGGCCGCGAGGTATACGTCGCCCTTCGCGTCGGTGGAGGAACGCTCGGGATCGGATTCGAACCGCACATCTCGCGGGGCGACACGGTGGCGATCTGGCTCTACGCCGATGACGCCGACGCCGCGTACCGAGACGCCATGGACGCGGGTGCGTCCTCCGTCGCCCCGCCGGACGATCTCCCCTGGGGCGAGCGCGTCGCACAGGTCCACGACCCCGACGGCAATCTGCTGTACCTCGCCACACCCGGCGACGAGGTGCCGGCCGCCTGA
- a CDS encoding MazG family protein gives MTSEQRGPEDVEDPLRAAAETMRTVRERCVWSQRITHRDLVPYLIEESHEVIDAVEDGSRADLREELGDLLWQVLFHAAIAAQDPDDPFDIDDVARTLTEKMVRRHPHVFGDEVAETPEEVLVHWNAAKAAEKRTRRSVLDGIPRAMPALARAQKMSGRAADVGVVPAHPSVTSPSSEEELGDALLALVTTARAEGWDAERALRERLTRLEDEVRAAEAG, from the coding sequence ATGACCAGCGAGCAGCGAGGCCCCGAGGACGTCGAGGATCCGCTGCGCGCGGCTGCGGAGACCATGCGCACGGTGCGGGAGCGGTGCGTGTGGTCGCAGCGCATCACGCACCGTGATCTCGTGCCGTACCTCATCGAGGAGTCGCACGAGGTGATCGACGCGGTCGAGGACGGCTCGCGCGCCGATCTCCGCGAGGAGCTGGGCGATCTGCTGTGGCAGGTGCTGTTCCACGCCGCCATCGCGGCGCAGGATCCCGACGACCCGTTCGACATCGACGATGTGGCCCGCACGCTCACCGAGAAGATGGTGCGGCGGCACCCGCACGTGTTCGGCGACGAGGTCGCGGAGACGCCGGAGGAGGTGCTCGTGCACTGGAACGCCGCCAAAGCGGCGGAGAAGCGCACCCGCCGCAGCGTGCTCGACGGGATCCCGCGCGCGATGCCGGCCCTCGCCCGCGCCCAGAAGATGTCGGGCCGTGCCGCCGACGTCGGCGTGGTCCCGGCGCACCCCTCCGTGACGAGTCCGTCCTCGGAGGAGGAGCTCGGCGACGCTCTCCTCGCGCTCGTGACGACCGCGCGGGCCGAGGGCTGGGACGCGGAGCGCGCGCTCCGGGAACGGCTGACGCGCCTGGAGGACGAGGTCCGCGCCGCCGAGGCCGGCTGA
- a CDS encoding phosphoenolpyruvate carboxylase has protein sequence MRSDVRMLGQLLGQVLREAGGDDLFEDVERLRLATIQAYEDHSSDAFERAAAIAESFTIARADEVARAFTCYFHLVNLAEEHQRVRVLRERAGQAPSTGSRAQATDTVAGAYARLREEVGDDEARRRLDGLRFHPVFTAHPTEARRRAVSSSIRRLSELLTQHDAASAGGSEEHRARRRMLEEIDTLWRTAPLRAQKPSPTDEVRTVMGVFDETLFTTVPHVYRRIDDALRGEESGASTPVVPAFVRIGSWVGGDRDGNPFVTAAVTREASQIASDHVLRGLERALDRIGRTLTLAADDTPPSTEVTALWERFAAAEPAVADELAARSPDEPHRRVVLVMARRVAATRRGDDEGYAGPEELLAELRAVQSSLVAAGARRHAFGGVQHLIWQVETYGFHLTELEVRQHSQVHAKALAELEAGGAISTQTEEVLEVFRAIADIQRDRGLRAAGRYVVSFTQAASDLANVHRLARHALGDDAPVLDVVPLFETFADLQAAPEILAEAVTFPEFRERMAATGNRLEVMLGYSDSSKDVGPVAANLALYTAQEKIARWAQESGIELTLFHGRGGALGRGGGPANSAILAQPPHSVDGRFKLTEQGEVIFARYGEPAIAMRHIDQVAAATLLASSPTVEERTSRAAARYADVAATMDAASRERFFALVKADGFAPWFATVTPMEEIGLLALGSRPARRGLSVESLEDLRAIPWVFAWTQARINLAGWFGLGTALEAVGDEELLAEAYREWPLLRTMVDNVAMSLAKTDERIARQYLALGDRDDLATLVLDELALTRRWVIRLTGGEDLLKNKPVLQRAVQLRSPYVDALSLLQLRALRALRSAPEQPEGSGADAEQQRLLLLSVSGVAAGLQNTG, from the coding sequence ATGCGCTCCGACGTGCGGATGCTGGGCCAGCTCCTCGGCCAGGTGCTCCGCGAGGCCGGTGGCGACGACCTGTTCGAGGACGTCGAACGGCTGCGCCTCGCGACGATCCAGGCCTACGAGGACCACAGCTCCGACGCGTTCGAGCGCGCCGCGGCGATCGCCGAGTCCTTCACGATCGCCCGCGCCGATGAGGTCGCCCGTGCGTTCACCTGCTACTTCCATCTCGTCAACCTCGCCGAGGAGCACCAGCGCGTCCGCGTGCTCCGGGAGCGGGCGGGACAGGCCCCTTCGACAGGCTCACGCGCCCAGGCGACGGACACGGTCGCCGGAGCGTACGCACGGCTGCGCGAGGAGGTCGGCGACGATGAGGCCCGCCGCCGGCTCGACGGCCTGCGCTTCCACCCTGTCTTCACCGCACACCCGACCGAGGCTCGTCGGCGTGCGGTCTCCTCGAGCATCCGCCGCCTGTCCGAGCTGCTCACCCAGCACGACGCGGCGAGCGCCGGCGGCTCCGAGGAGCACCGCGCCCGCCGCCGCATGCTCGAAGAGATCGACACCCTGTGGCGCACGGCGCCGCTGCGCGCGCAGAAGCCCTCCCCGACCGACGAGGTACGGACGGTCATGGGCGTCTTCGACGAGACGCTGTTCACCACGGTCCCCCACGTCTACCGCCGGATCGACGACGCCCTCCGCGGCGAGGAGTCCGGCGCCAGCACCCCGGTCGTCCCGGCGTTCGTGCGGATCGGCTCCTGGGTCGGCGGTGACCGCGACGGCAACCCGTTCGTCACCGCCGCTGTGACCCGCGAGGCGTCGCAGATCGCCTCCGACCATGTGCTCCGCGGCCTCGAGCGGGCGCTCGACCGGATCGGCCGCACCCTCACGCTCGCCGCCGACGACACCCCGCCCAGCACCGAGGTCACCGCGCTCTGGGAGCGTTTCGCCGCCGCAGAACCGGCGGTCGCCGACGAGCTGGCGGCCCGCTCGCCCGACGAGCCGCACCGCCGTGTCGTCCTCGTCATGGCCCGCCGCGTGGCGGCCACACGCCGCGGAGACGACGAGGGCTACGCGGGTCCGGAGGAACTGCTCGCAGAGCTCCGCGCGGTGCAGTCGTCCCTCGTCGCGGCCGGAGCCCGCCGCCACGCCTTCGGGGGCGTGCAGCACCTGATCTGGCAGGTCGAGACCTACGGCTTCCACCTCACGGAACTCGAAGTGCGCCAGCACTCCCAGGTGCACGCGAAGGCCCTGGCCGAGTTGGAGGCCGGCGGGGCGATCAGCACGCAGACGGAGGAGGTGCTGGAGGTGTTCCGCGCGATCGCGGACATCCAGCGCGACCGGGGTCTCCGCGCCGCGGGCCGCTACGTCGTCTCCTTCACGCAGGCGGCCTCCGACCTCGCGAACGTGCACCGCCTCGCCCGCCACGCGCTCGGCGACGACGCCCCGGTGCTCGACGTCGTGCCGCTGTTCGAGACCTTCGCCGACCTCCAGGCCGCCCCGGAGATCCTCGCCGAGGCCGTCACCTTCCCCGAGTTCCGCGAGCGGATGGCCGCGACCGGCAACCGGCTGGAGGTCATGCTCGGCTACTCCGACTCCTCCAAGGACGTCGGGCCCGTCGCCGCGAACCTCGCGCTGTACACGGCGCAGGAGAAGATCGCCCGCTGGGCGCAGGAGTCCGGCATCGAACTGACCCTCTTCCACGGCCGCGGCGGTGCGCTCGGTCGCGGTGGCGGCCCTGCGAACTCGGCGATCCTCGCGCAGCCCCCGCACTCCGTCGACGGCCGGTTCAAGCTCACCGAGCAGGGCGAGGTCATCTTCGCGCGCTACGGCGAGCCCGCGATCGCGATGCGGCACATCGACCAGGTCGCCGCAGCGACGCTGCTCGCCTCGTCCCCCACGGTCGAGGAACGCACGAGCCGCGCGGCCGCCCGCTACGCCGACGTCGCCGCGACCATGGACGCCGCCTCCCGCGAACGCTTCTTCGCGCTCGTCAAGGCCGACGGCTTCGCCCCCTGGTTCGCGACCGTGACCCCGATGGAGGAGATCGGTCTGCTCGCGCTCGGCTCGCGGCCGGCCCGCCGCGGCCTCTCGGTGGAGTCGCTGGAGGATCTCCGGGCGATCCCGTGGGTGTTCGCGTGGACGCAGGCCCGCATCAACCTCGCGGGCTGGTTCGGACTCGGCACCGCGCTCGAGGCCGTCGGCGACGAGGAGCTGCTCGCGGAGGCCTACCGGGAATGGCCGCTGCTGCGCACGATGGTCGACAACGTCGCGATGAGCCTCGCCAAGACCGACGAGCGCATCGCCCGGCAGTACCTCGCCCTCGGCGACCGCGACGATCTCGCCACCCTGGTGCTCGACGAGCTCGCGCTCACCCGCCGCTGGGTCATCCGGCTCACCGGTGGCGAGGACCTGCTGAAGAACAAGCCGGTGCTGCAGCGGGCCGTGCAGCTGCGCAGCCCCTACGTCGACGCCCTCTCGCTCCTGCAGCTGCGAGCGCTGCGCGCGCTCCGCTCGGCGCCGGAGCAGCCGGAGGGCTCGGGGGCCGACGCCGAACAGCAGCGGCTGCTCCTCCTGTCCGTCAGCGGGGTCGCCGCCGGCCTGCAGAACACCGGGTGA
- a CDS encoding gamma carbonic anhydrase family protein: MLYEHLGARPRIHDTAVVAPTAVISGDVELGPGCQVLHGAVITAEGGPITLGAHVIVMENALIRATAANAVHIGAHTLVGTLASIAGATVGEEVFFASGARVFNGALVGDRCEVRVNAIVHRRAVLPSGTVVPIGWVAVGDPVQLLSPDRDAEIAAAQPELDFPGHVFGVDRDTPDLMVQLTERYGSSLARHADDRQV; encoded by the coding sequence ATGTTGTACGAGCACCTCGGGGCTCGCCCCCGCATCCACGACACCGCCGTCGTCGCTCCCACCGCCGTCATCTCCGGCGATGTGGAGCTCGGACCGGGCTGCCAGGTGCTGCACGGTGCCGTCATCACCGCGGAGGGCGGCCCCATCACCCTCGGGGCGCACGTCATCGTGATGGAGAACGCGCTGATCCGGGCGACGGCGGCCAACGCCGTCCACATCGGGGCGCACACCCTCGTCGGAACATTGGCGAGCATCGCCGGGGCGACCGTGGGCGAGGAGGTGTTCTTCGCGTCCGGAGCCCGGGTCTTCAACGGGGCGCTCGTCGGGGATCGCTGCGAGGTGCGGGTCAACGCCATCGTGCATCGTCGGGCCGTGCTGCCGTCGGGGACGGTGGTGCCGATCGGGTGGGTCGCGGTCGGCGATCCGGTGCAGCTGCTCTCACCCGACCGGGACGCGGAGATCGCGGCGGCACAGCCCGAGCTCGACTTCCCCGGACACGTCTTCGGCGTGGATCGGGACACCCCCGACCTCATGGTCCAGCTCACGGAGCGCTACGGCAGCTCCCTCGCGCGGCACGCCGACGACCGCCAGGTCTGA
- the nhaA gene encoding Na+/H+ antiporter NhaA yields MRITANPLRGQQFPAVLLLVAAGLGLLFANLPTHDAIAGLLETHLAVPGTALDLSIAHWVSDGLLAIFFLVVAIELRHELTHGELDSPRKAVQPAIAATGGVLVPILVYLLIAGGPETASGWPIPTATDIAFALGVLAMFGRGLPSRVRVFLLALAILDDIIGIIFIAVLFAHDVQWLLFGLAIVGVAAFWLLSRLLHATGHTLVAVAMAVVGVVTWGLVASSGIHATIAGVMLGLVMAPVPAGRTRHALEPTVNGAILPLFAFVAAFVVIPAVSPTALSPAFWAIVVALPVGKIIGISLFGWLAMRIRPKGADPALPFADILAAGALGGIGFTVSLLLANLAFEGDAVIRDQAILGVLVGSLLALILSGIVVTLRARWYRRAAPIPA; encoded by the coding sequence ATGCGCATCACAGCGAACCCCCTCCGCGGGCAGCAGTTCCCCGCCGTCCTCCTGCTCGTGGCCGCCGGCCTCGGACTCCTCTTCGCGAACCTGCCCACACACGACGCGATCGCCGGGCTGCTGGAGACGCATCTCGCGGTCCCGGGGACGGCGCTGGACCTCTCGATCGCGCACTGGGTGTCGGACGGACTGCTCGCGATCTTCTTCCTCGTCGTGGCGATCGAGCTGCGGCACGAGCTCACCCACGGCGAGCTCGACTCCCCGCGGAAGGCCGTGCAGCCGGCTATCGCGGCCACCGGCGGCGTGCTCGTGCCGATCCTCGTGTACCTGCTGATCGCGGGAGGGCCGGAGACGGCGTCCGGCTGGCCGATCCCGACCGCCACCGACATCGCCTTCGCGCTCGGCGTGCTGGCGATGTTCGGCCGCGGACTCCCGTCCCGGGTGCGGGTGTTCCTGCTGGCCCTCGCGATCCTCGACGACATCATCGGCATCATCTTCATCGCGGTGCTCTTCGCGCATGACGTGCAGTGGCTCCTGTTCGGGCTCGCGATCGTCGGGGTGGCGGCGTTCTGGCTGCTGAGCCGCCTGCTGCACGCCACCGGACACACGCTCGTCGCGGTCGCGATGGCCGTCGTCGGCGTCGTCACGTGGGGCCTCGTCGCCTCGTCCGGCATCCACGCGACCATCGCCGGCGTGATGCTCGGCCTCGTCATGGCGCCGGTACCCGCCGGACGCACCCGGCATGCGCTGGAGCCGACCGTGAACGGCGCGATCCTGCCGCTCTTCGCCTTCGTGGCGGCCTTCGTCGTCATCCCCGCCGTCTCGCCGACGGCCCTCTCCCCGGCCTTCTGGGCGATCGTCGTGGCGCTGCCGGTGGGGAAGATCATCGGCATCTCGCTGTTCGGCTGGCTCGCCATGCGCATCCGTCCGAAGGGGGCCGACCCGGCGCTGCCCTTCGCGGACATCCTCGCCGCCGGCGCCCTCGGCGGCATCGGGTTCACCGTCTCGCTCCTGCTCGCGAATCTCGCGTTCGAGGGCGACGCGGTCATCCGCGACCAGGCGATCCTCGGCGTCCTCGTGGGTTCGCTGCTCGCGCTGATCCTCTCCGGCATCGTCGTCACCCTGCGTGCCCGGTGGTACCGTCGCGCTGCGCCCATCCCCGCCTGA